A part of Streptomyces sp. DSM 40750 genomic DNA contains:
- a CDS encoding SIS domain-containing protein yields MSRTEIEIATQPECWRRATELARRPDAPAYAAMPRPGERVAVVGCGTSWFMAHAYAVLRESGGHGETDAFPASEMPAGRAYDRVVALTRSGTTSEVLELLGRLRGRTPTVAVTADPATPVMDVADAAVVLDFADETSVVQTRFATTELVLLRALLGEDLGHLGAQAASALVEPLPEELLAAEQFTFLGRGWAYGIAQEAALKMREAAGAWTEAYPVMEYRHGPISITGPGRVAWWFGDPAAVPVGLPEEIARTGGQLVALGRDPVADLIVVQRLAATLGGARGLDPDNPRHLTRSVILT; encoded by the coding sequence ATGAGTCGGACCGAGATCGAGATCGCCACCCAGCCCGAGTGCTGGCGCCGCGCCACCGAACTGGCACGGCGGCCGGACGCCCCCGCGTACGCGGCCATGCCCAGGCCCGGTGAGCGGGTCGCCGTCGTGGGCTGCGGCACCTCCTGGTTCATGGCCCACGCCTATGCGGTGCTCCGGGAGTCCGGGGGCCACGGGGAGACGGACGCCTTTCCGGCCTCCGAGATGCCGGCCGGCCGGGCCTACGACCGGGTGGTCGCGCTGACCCGGTCCGGCACCACCTCGGAGGTCCTGGAACTGCTCGGCCGACTGCGCGGCCGAACGCCCACCGTCGCGGTCACCGCGGACCCCGCGACCCCGGTCATGGATGTCGCCGACGCGGCCGTAGTGCTGGACTTCGCCGACGAGACGTCGGTGGTGCAGACCCGGTTCGCCACCACCGAACTGGTGCTGCTGCGCGCCCTGCTCGGTGAGGACCTCGGCCATCTGGGGGCGCAGGCCGCCTCGGCGCTGGTCGAGCCGCTGCCCGAAGAGCTTCTCGCCGCCGAGCAGTTCACCTTCCTCGGGCGGGGCTGGGCGTACGGGATCGCCCAGGAAGCGGCCCTGAAGATGCGCGAGGCGGCGGGCGCGTGGACGGAGGCGTACCCGGTGATGGAGTACCGGCACGGGCCGATCAGCATCACCGGACCGGGCCGGGTGGCCTGGTGGTTCGGTGATCCGGCGGCCGTTCCCGTCGGCCTGCCGGAGGAGATCGCGCGCACCGGCGGCCAGTTGGTCGCCCTCGGGCGCGACCCGGTGGCCGACCTGATCGTGGTGCAGCGGCTCGCCGCGACCCTCGGCGGGGCGCGCGGACTCGACCCGGACAACCCCCGCCATCTGACCCGCTCGGTGATCCTGACCTGA
- a CDS encoding extracellular solute-binding protein → MKRHLVGIAAGVSLALVLTGCGKGGSSGGGGGDGDGKTIRFVAAKYDDDTQPYWENLIKDFEAENPGYQVELEVVDWEQIDSKVKTYIQTGQQPDVLNYNKFSDFARDDLIHQAKDVVSPEVLDDFLPLFADQARYEGVQYGLPFISSARLFFYNKDIFDEAGISEPPSSWAEVEDAAEKVKKAGDIPLGLPLGAEEAQAEFYIWAMNNGGGWTDKSGQWAVDQRANVETLDFLRKLTKAGLTQPNPEATNRKDVFNQFAQGKIGMINGAVFMRKGFIDTVDKNLNYGVAPLPSKDGTTHNTLGVQDYLVAFKKDEGKNREAVNKFLDFFYQKKNASKFLSTEGFLSVTKSAGDALSSDSAYYKPFVDALSGARFAPTDNPNWSTVEGAVKQRIGTAVSSAEPEKVLGEIQKTAEKDG, encoded by the coding sequence GTGAAACGGCACCTCGTCGGTATCGCAGCAGGTGTGTCCCTCGCTCTGGTCCTCACCGGATGCGGCAAGGGAGGTTCGTCCGGTGGCGGTGGCGGTGACGGCGACGGAAAGACGATCAGATTCGTGGCCGCGAAGTACGACGATGACACCCAGCCCTACTGGGAGAACCTCATCAAGGACTTCGAGGCCGAGAACCCCGGCTACCAGGTCGAGTTGGAGGTCGTCGACTGGGAGCAGATCGACTCCAAGGTCAAGACGTACATCCAGACCGGCCAACAGCCCGACGTCCTCAACTACAACAAGTTCTCCGACTTCGCGCGCGACGACCTGATCCACCAGGCCAAGGACGTCGTGTCGCCCGAGGTGCTCGACGACTTCCTGCCGCTCTTCGCCGACCAGGCGCGGTACGAAGGCGTCCAGTACGGCCTGCCGTTCATCTCCAGCGCGCGGCTCTTCTTCTACAACAAGGACATCTTCGACGAGGCCGGGATCTCCGAGCCGCCGTCCAGCTGGGCCGAGGTCGAGGACGCGGCCGAGAAGGTGAAGAAGGCCGGGGACATCCCGCTGGGCCTGCCGCTCGGCGCGGAGGAGGCCCAGGCCGAGTTCTACATCTGGGCGATGAACAACGGCGGCGGCTGGACCGACAAGTCGGGACAGTGGGCCGTCGACCAGCGGGCCAACGTGGAGACGCTGGACTTCCTGCGGAAGCTCACCAAGGCCGGTCTGACCCAGCCCAACCCCGAGGCCACCAACCGCAAGGACGTCTTCAACCAGTTCGCCCAGGGGAAGATCGGCATGATCAACGGCGCCGTCTTCATGCGCAAGGGCTTCATCGACACGGTCGACAAGAACCTGAACTACGGCGTCGCGCCCCTGCCGAGCAAGGACGGTACGACGCACAACACGCTCGGTGTCCAGGACTACCTGGTGGCCTTCAAGAAGGACGAAGGCAAGAACCGCGAGGCCGTCAACAAGTTCCTCGACTTCTTCTACCAGAAGAAGAACGCCTCGAAGTTCCTGTCCACCGAGGGGTTCCTCTCGGTCACCAAGTCGGCCGGTGACGCGCTGAGTTCGGACTCCGCCTACTACAAACCGTTCGTCGACGCGCTGTCGGGCGCGCGGTTCGCACCCACCGACAACCCGAACTGGTCCACCGTCGAGGGCGCCGTGAAGCAGCGCATCGGTACGGCCGTGTCGAGTGCCGAGCCGGAGAAGGTCCTCGGCGAGATCCAGAAGACCGCCGAGAAGGACGGCTGA
- a CDS encoding carbohydrate ABC transporter permease — MAVQDATARTVGAKKDRTPAAPERGSRRPRPARRLRALEPLLWLGPALVLILAVVVWPVVEMVRTSLMDISSTGLTQGFAGGANYTELFAEPDLPGVVLRTLIWVVGVVTVTITVSLGLAQLLNARFPGRRLVRWALIVPWAASVLMTALTWRWMLNNFYGVVNRVLMDVGLLDKPVNWLADPVQAFAWMMAAAVFVSLPFTAFVILSGLGTIPAEVYEAARLDGAGPVRTYLGITLPLLRPSLLVAAIINVINVFNSFPVIWAMTRGGPGFSTDTTTTYMYKLAFDNQDVGESAALAVVNFALILLVVLVYLRVVRRREETG, encoded by the coding sequence GTGGCCGTACAGGACGCCACCGCACGCACCGTCGGGGCGAAGAAGGACCGGACCCCGGCGGCACCGGAACGCGGCTCCCGCCGCCCCCGGCCCGCACGCCGTCTGCGGGCGCTGGAGCCGCTGCTGTGGCTCGGACCCGCACTCGTACTGATCCTGGCCGTGGTCGTCTGGCCCGTCGTCGAGATGGTCCGCACCTCCCTGATGGACATCAGCTCCACCGGACTGACCCAGGGCTTCGCGGGCGGTGCCAACTACACCGAGCTGTTCGCCGAGCCGGACCTGCCGGGCGTGGTCCTGCGCACCCTCATCTGGGTGGTGGGCGTGGTGACGGTCACCATCACCGTCTCGCTGGGCCTGGCGCAGTTGCTCAACGCCCGTTTCCCGGGGCGTCGGCTGGTCCGCTGGGCGCTGATCGTGCCGTGGGCGGCGTCGGTGCTGATGACGGCGCTCACCTGGCGCTGGATGCTCAACAACTTCTACGGCGTCGTCAACCGCGTACTGATGGACGTTGGCCTCCTGGACAAGCCGGTGAACTGGCTCGCCGACCCTGTCCAGGCGTTCGCCTGGATGATGGCCGCGGCGGTCTTCGTCTCCCTGCCGTTCACCGCGTTCGTCATCCTCTCCGGGCTGGGAACCATCCCGGCCGAGGTCTACGAGGCGGCCCGCCTGGACGGCGCGGGACCGGTCCGCACCTATCTCGGCATCACACTGCCGCTGCTGCGCCCGTCCCTGCTGGTCGCCGCGATCATCAACGTCATCAACGTGTTCAATTCGTTCCCGGTCATCTGGGCGATGACCCGAGGCGGCCCCGGCTTCTCCACCGACACGACCACCACCTATATGTACAAACTCGCGTTCGACAATCAGGACGTCGGCGAGTCGGCCGCCCTGGCCGTGGTGAACTTCGCGCTGATCCTCCTGGTGGTGCTGGTGTATCTGCGCGTCGTCCGCCGCCGAGAGGAGACCGGCTGA
- a CDS encoding carbohydrate ABC transporter permease, protein MSAVTAETAPTAETAAENAAEGAATTARRRRPPRLRTVLLTAVGWLVALTFLAPYVQMLLTALKPTPELMKSPPSYLPSRWEWSNFADVWSLKDPPVSDALWFSLYVAGMSTLLALAVGLPAAYYTARHRFRGRGAFLLLVLVTQMFAPTALLVGIYREMVSLDLTDTAEGLILVNAAFNLPFCIWILNAYFASIPKELEEAAYMDGAGRLGALARVTLPLALPGVVTALVYTFIGAWNEYVVALTITSSGDRTTLTKAIPGFVTAYQEQWQYLFATSLIAIVPVVVLFVFVERYLISGLTAGGIK, encoded by the coding sequence ATGTCCGCCGTCACAGCCGAAACCGCACCCACGGCCGAAACCGCAGCCGAAAACGCAGCCGAAGGCGCGGCCACAACCGCCCGGCGGCGGCGCCCGCCCCGGCTGCGCACCGTACTGCTGACGGCGGTGGGCTGGCTGGTCGCCCTGACGTTCCTCGCGCCGTACGTTCAGATGCTGCTCACGGCCCTGAAGCCGACGCCGGAACTGATGAAGTCACCGCCGTCCTATCTGCCGTCACGGTGGGAGTGGTCCAACTTCGCCGATGTCTGGTCGCTGAAGGATCCGCCGGTCAGCGACGCGCTCTGGTTCTCGCTGTACGTCGCCGGGATGTCCACGCTCCTCGCACTGGCTGTGGGCCTGCCTGCCGCGTACTACACCGCCCGCCACCGGTTCCGCGGGCGTGGCGCCTTCCTGCTGCTGGTGCTGGTCACCCAGATGTTCGCGCCGACCGCGCTGCTGGTGGGCATCTACCGGGAGATGGTCAGCCTCGATCTGACCGACACCGCGGAGGGGCTGATCCTGGTCAACGCGGCGTTCAACCTGCCGTTCTGCATCTGGATCCTCAACGCGTACTTCGCGAGCATCCCCAAGGAGCTGGAGGAGGCGGCGTACATGGACGGGGCGGGACGGCTGGGCGCGCTGGCCCGGGTCACCCTGCCGCTGGCGCTGCCGGGAGTGGTGACCGCGCTCGTCTACACGTTCATCGGGGCCTGGAACGAGTACGTCGTCGCGCTCACCATCACCTCGTCCGGCGACCGGACGACGCTGACCAAGGCCATCCCGGGCTTCGTCACGGCCTACCAGGAGCAGTGGCAGTACCTCTTCGCCACCTCGCTGATCGCGATCGTGCCGGTCGTCGTCCTGTTCGTCTTCGTGGAGCGCTATCTGATCAGCGGTCTGACGGCCGGCGGCATCAAGTGA
- a CDS encoding DeoR/GlpR family DNA-binding transcription regulator: MAAPQARWSALLEMLTRDGRIEVDAAADELRVSAATIRRDLDELARQQMVTRTHGGAVINAIAYDLPLRYKAARNAPEKERIADAAAGLVKAGAVVGLNGGTTTTAVARALAVRPELSTEGAGPSLTVVTNALNIANELVVRRHVKLVVTGGVARPASYELTGPLATEVLAQITLDQVFIGVDAIDVRHGATAQDEGEAGINRALALRAEQVVVVADSSKLGRRAFARICPVEDVHVLVTDKAAGPELTEPFAAAGVEIVRA, encoded by the coding sequence ATGGCGGCACCGCAGGCCAGATGGAGCGCGTTGCTGGAGATGCTGACGCGCGACGGGCGGATCGAGGTCGACGCCGCCGCGGACGAACTGCGGGTCTCCGCCGCCACGATCCGGCGTGATCTGGACGAGCTGGCGCGCCAGCAGATGGTGACCCGCACGCACGGCGGTGCTGTGATCAACGCGATCGCGTACGACCTGCCGCTCCGCTACAAGGCCGCGCGCAACGCTCCGGAGAAGGAGCGGATCGCCGACGCGGCGGCGGGCCTGGTGAAGGCGGGCGCCGTGGTGGGTCTGAACGGCGGCACCACGACCACCGCGGTCGCCCGGGCGCTGGCCGTCAGGCCCGAGTTGAGCACGGAGGGCGCCGGTCCCTCGCTGACGGTCGTCACCAACGCGCTGAACATCGCCAACGAGCTGGTCGTACGCCGCCATGTGAAGCTCGTCGTCACCGGGGGTGTGGCCCGCCCGGCCTCGTACGAACTCACCGGGCCGCTGGCCACCGAGGTGCTCGCACAGATCACCCTCGATCAGGTCTTCATCGGCGTCGACGCGATCGATGTCCGGCACGGGGCCACGGCCCAGGACGAGGGCGAGGCCGGCATCAACCGGGCGTTGGCCCTCCGCGCCGAACAGGTGGTCGTGGTCGCGGACTCCTCCAAGCTGGGCCGGCGGGCTTTCGCCCGGATCTGCCCGGTGGAGGACGTCCATGTGCTGGTGACCGACAAGGCGGCGGGCCCCGAGCTGACCGAGCCGTTCGCCGCGGCGGGCGTGGAGATCGTCCGGGCCTGA
- a CDS encoding class II fructose-bisphosphate aldolase: protein MPLFSTAELVRSARADGRGVGAFNVITLEHAEAIVAGAEAAGAPVICQISENAVRFHGGSLGPLASATAAVAEGARVPVGLHLDHVTDEALLRRAGDFGFGSAMYDASALPHDENVAATRAAADWAHAQGLWLEAELGKIGGKDGVHAPGVRTDPDEARAFVTATGVDALAVAVGSSHAMTTRTAKLDHDLIARLAHAVPVPLVLHGSTGVPDDELRRATMGGMTKINIGTALNIAFTGAIRDFIAGDMHTVDPRAYLATARTRMAEAVEHLLRVLG from the coding sequence ATGCCCCTGTTCTCCACCGCCGAACTCGTCCGCTCCGCCCGCGCCGACGGCCGCGGCGTCGGCGCGTTCAATGTGATCACACTCGAGCACGCCGAGGCGATCGTCGCGGGCGCCGAGGCTGCCGGAGCACCGGTCATCTGCCAGATCAGCGAAAACGCGGTCCGCTTCCACGGCGGCTCCCTCGGCCCCCTCGCCTCCGCCACGGCCGCCGTGGCGGAGGGCGCCCGCGTCCCGGTCGGCCTGCATCTGGACCACGTCACCGACGAGGCGCTGCTGCGCCGCGCCGGCGACTTCGGCTTCGGCTCGGCGATGTACGACGCCTCGGCGCTGCCGCACGACGAGAATGTCGCCGCCACCCGCGCCGCGGCCGACTGGGCCCACGCCCAGGGACTGTGGCTGGAGGCCGAACTCGGCAAAATCGGCGGCAAGGACGGCGTACACGCCCCCGGAGTCCGTACCGATCCCGACGAAGCACGCGCTTTCGTGACCGCCACCGGCGTCGACGCGCTCGCTGTCGCGGTCGGCAGCTCCCACGCGATGACGACCAGAACCGCGAAACTCGACCACGACCTCATCGCCCGGCTCGCGCACGCCGTCCCGGTCCCGCTGGTCCTGCACGGTTCGACCGGCGTACCAGACGACGAACTCCGCCGGGCGACCATGGGAGGCATGACGAAGATCAACATCGGTACGGCGCTGAACATCGCCTTCACCGGGGCGATCCGCGACTTCATCGCCGGGGACATGCACACCGTCGACCCGCGGGCCTACCTGGCGACTGCCCGCACCCGCATGGCCGAGGCGGTGGAACACCTGCTGCGGGTCCTCGGCTGA
- a CDS encoding PaaX family transcriptional regulator C-terminal domain-containing protein → MSAEADHVEIPTRLLVHALIREDGTVSTDELYTVANALGMSDQQVRLCIKRLVTEGRFTHEGRGRKAELHATAETTRALAPNADFLRHAFQQEAGLAPWDGVWHLVAFAVPESARTVRDSLRETLVHLGGAPLQGGLYVCANTWEPYVEEAAHRLGAHGALTLLTTTDLRRGDIQDPAELARRLWPLQEISDRYHRLSRVAQPRLARLTGPTGLSPSELLTIAVELAAELTRAMERDPLLPPQLLPQPWPGAQARELIARCWAALHAREPGEARPVFFRLYADVTREAADRAARSGDRAAAARPSAGGQWHGLRDPHRDLLA, encoded by the coding sequence GTGAGCGCTGAGGCGGACCACGTCGAAATTCCCACCCGCCTGCTCGTCCACGCGCTGATCCGGGAGGACGGCACCGTCAGCACGGACGAGCTGTACACCGTCGCCAACGCCCTGGGCATGAGCGACCAGCAGGTCCGGCTGTGCATCAAACGCCTCGTGACCGAAGGCCGGTTCACCCACGAAGGCCGCGGCCGCAAGGCGGAGCTGCACGCGACCGCGGAGACCACGCGTGCCCTCGCCCCCAACGCGGACTTCCTCCGGCACGCCTTCCAGCAGGAAGCCGGGCTCGCGCCGTGGGACGGTGTCTGGCACCTGGTCGCCTTCGCGGTGCCCGAATCGGCGCGCACGGTCCGGGACTCTCTGCGCGAGACGCTCGTCCACCTCGGCGGCGCCCCGCTCCAGGGCGGACTGTACGTCTGCGCCAACACCTGGGAGCCGTACGTCGAAGAAGCGGCCCACCGCCTCGGCGCCCATGGCGCCCTCACCCTCCTCACCACGACAGACCTGCGCAGGGGCGACATCCAAGATCCTGCCGAACTCGCCCGCCGCTTGTGGCCCTTGCAGGAAATCTCCGACCGATACCACCGCCTCAGCCGCGTCGCCCAGCCCCGCCTCGCCCGGCTCACCGGCCCAACCGGACTCTCCCCCTCCGAACTCCTCACCATCGCGGTCGAGCTGGCCGCCGAACTCACCCGCGCCATGGAGCGCGACCCACTGTTGCCGCCTCAGCTCCTGCCCCAACCCTGGCCCGGCGCGCAGGCCCGGGAGCTCATCGCCCGGTGCTGGGCGGCCCTGCACGCACGAGAACCCGGCGAAGCCCGCCCTGTCTTCTTCCGCCTCTACGCCGACGTCACCCGGGAGGCGGCAGACCGCGCCGCGCGCAGCGGCGACCGGGCGGCCGCGGCTCGCCCATCAGCAGGTGGTCAATGGCATGGTCTACGAGATCCACACCGTGATCTTCTGGCGTAA
- a CDS encoding GNAT family N-acetyltransferase, which yields MGLDTTGAGTGPVTVRRGVPAGAERRAAELYWDAFGRKLGPALNPPDKAVPFLAAHLNADRAVCALLDGQLVGLAGYQLGGRALTGGSASAVLRVYGHLRGLHRLLLLALFERHPAPGQLVMDGIAVDAGIRGRGVGSLLIEEVAAVAVEQDCREIRLDVIDTNPRARALYERRGFTAVRTERTPYLRGLLGFGGVTTMRRAVGTRGAAHL from the coding sequence ATGGGACTGGACACAACGGGCGCCGGCACTGGACCGGTGACAGTCCGGCGGGGTGTTCCGGCCGGAGCCGAGCGGCGGGCGGCCGAGCTGTACTGGGACGCCTTCGGCCGCAAACTCGGCCCCGCCCTGAACCCTCCGGACAAGGCGGTGCCCTTCCTCGCCGCCCACCTGAACGCCGATCGCGCGGTCTGCGCGCTCCTCGACGGGCAGCTCGTCGGCCTCGCCGGCTACCAACTCGGCGGCCGGGCCCTCACCGGAGGGTCGGCCTCCGCCGTGCTGCGCGTGTATGGACACCTGCGAGGACTGCACCGACTGCTGCTCCTCGCCCTGTTCGAACGCCATCCCGCCCCCGGGCAACTCGTCATGGACGGCATCGCCGTGGACGCCGGCATACGAGGCCGCGGCGTCGGGAGCCTGCTCATAGAGGAAGTGGCCGCCGTCGCGGTGGAGCAGGACTGCCGCGAGATCAGACTGGATGTGATCGACACCAACCCGCGAGCCAGAGCCCTGTACGAGCGGCGCGGCTTCACGGCCGTGCGGACCGAGCGCACGCCCTACCTGCGCGGGCTGCTGGGGTTCGGCGGAGTGACCACCATGCGTCGCGCCGTCGGAACGAGAGGAGCTGCACACCTGTGA
- a CDS encoding alpha/beta hydrolase family protein — protein MAANLVGVVLWQNSYDMDERRVSIRHGGHTLNGVLATPRDGRNRHGLVVYVHGDGPVGATHDDGYKPMWEANAKAGYASLSWDKPGVAGAPGDWLDQSMDDRANEAAAAIAWARARPDIDGDRIGLWGASQAGWVLPKVAAKTPVSFVIALSPAINWLQQGRYNLLAELRADGAPASRTKAEIAKSDTTRRLLERHATFGEYVRAMGGDADGMTTGRWGFISKNYTADATHDLRALRGIPVLLALAGHDINVDTADTERVYRKVLEAEGGLTVKRYPDAAHSLVKQSIEQSDLETTLTALFSPRSLFADGFLDGQRQFLMELGRDSAAKVDPGRG, from the coding sequence GTGGCCGCCAATCTCGTCGGTGTGGTGCTGTGGCAGAACTCCTACGACATGGACGAACGGCGGGTCTCGATTCGCCACGGCGGCCACACCCTCAACGGCGTACTGGCCACCCCCAGGGACGGCCGCAACCGCCACGGCCTGGTCGTTTACGTCCACGGCGACGGCCCAGTCGGCGCCACCCACGACGACGGTTACAAGCCCATGTGGGAAGCCAACGCCAAGGCCGGGTACGCCTCCCTGTCCTGGGACAAGCCCGGCGTCGCGGGCGCCCCCGGCGACTGGCTCGACCAGTCCATGGACGACCGGGCCAACGAGGCAGCCGCCGCCATCGCCTGGGCGCGCGCCCGCCCGGACATCGACGGCGACCGGATCGGACTCTGGGGCGCCAGCCAGGCGGGCTGGGTCCTGCCGAAGGTCGCCGCCAAGACGCCCGTGAGCTTCGTCATCGCCCTCTCGCCCGCGATCAACTGGCTCCAGCAGGGCCGCTACAACCTCCTCGCCGAGCTGCGCGCCGACGGCGCACCGGCATCCCGCACCAAGGCCGAGATCGCCAAGAGCGACACCACCCGCCGCCTGCTGGAACGCCATGCGACCTTCGGGGAGTACGTCAGGGCGATGGGCGGCGACGCGGACGGCATGACCACCGGCCGCTGGGGCTTCATCTCCAAGAACTACACCGCGGACGCCACGCACGACCTCCGCGCCCTGCGGGGCATACCGGTGCTGCTGGCCCTCGCAGGCCATGACATCAACGTGGACACCGCCGACACCGAGCGCGTCTACCGCAAGGTGCTGGAAGCGGAAGGTGGCCTGACAGTCAAGCGTTACCCGGACGCGGCCCATTCACTGGTCAAGCAGTCCATCGAGCAGTCGGACCTCGAGACCACACTCACCGCACTTTTCTCCCCCCGCTCGCTCTTCGCGGACGGATTCCTGGACGGCCAACGACAGTTCCTCATGGAGCTCGGCCGAGACTCCGCGGCAAAAGTAGATCCTGGTCGTGGATGA
- a CDS encoding alpha/beta hydrolase — protein MEQWGPLVPAVAAIWPRVVGHVSEHELSDLEDLVLAGLCAYDQASATAAAEAPNMTPESFDLIDTAARSVEAALRARPPLGAWLNEEFDRLAEGQERFGPAAAPSYWTAFQRSLLVPVMYATDRAEQGSGAYGSRRGALSYGQATVSVPDDRTVGSVGKPRWWRLQFRPDPVRDVVLGATEQADADALVQRVRTQLDHGTDREALVFVHGYNVTFADAARHAAQIAYDLNFTGVVLLYSWASKGGVLDYPADGDAARRAVPYFQTFLRTLLTRTGVRHVHIIAHSMGNRLLTDGLAGLDTTALPGNSGRLGHIVFAAPDVDRDVFRHLLPAALRQARTCTLYVSDKDRALAAARRLSDFPRAGQGGTSVIVAPGLDTVDVTELGTDILGHSYVGNHATVLADLHGLLRHGHGPAQRYGLARTPHPDGDYWSFLPQK, from the coding sequence TTGGAACAGTGGGGGCCGCTGGTGCCGGCGGTGGCGGCCATCTGGCCGAGAGTCGTAGGACATGTCTCGGAGCACGAACTGAGCGACCTCGAAGACCTGGTGCTGGCCGGCCTGTGCGCCTACGACCAGGCAAGCGCGACGGCCGCGGCTGAGGCGCCCAATATGACGCCCGAGTCCTTCGACCTCATCGACACCGCGGCGCGTTCCGTGGAGGCCGCCCTTCGGGCTCGCCCACCTCTGGGGGCCTGGCTGAACGAGGAGTTCGATCGGCTGGCCGAAGGACAAGAACGCTTCGGGCCCGCGGCCGCGCCCTCCTACTGGACCGCCTTTCAGCGTTCGCTGCTCGTGCCCGTCATGTACGCCACCGACCGAGCGGAGCAGGGCTCGGGGGCCTATGGGTCCCGGCGTGGTGCACTCTCCTACGGACAAGCCACGGTGAGCGTGCCCGACGACCGCACGGTCGGTTCGGTGGGCAAACCCCGTTGGTGGCGTCTGCAATTCCGTCCTGACCCGGTCCGGGACGTGGTGCTCGGCGCGACCGAGCAAGCGGACGCCGACGCCTTGGTTCAGCGAGTGCGTACGCAGCTCGATCACGGTACGGACCGGGAAGCGCTGGTGTTCGTGCACGGCTACAACGTCACCTTCGCCGACGCCGCCAGGCACGCCGCTCAGATCGCCTACGACCTCAACTTCACCGGAGTGGTCCTGCTTTACAGCTGGGCGTCGAAGGGCGGGGTGCTGGACTACCCAGCGGACGGGGACGCCGCACGCCGGGCCGTCCCGTACTTCCAGACATTCCTGCGGACCCTGCTCACCCGGACGGGTGTGCGCCACGTGCACATCATCGCCCACAGCATGGGAAACCGACTACTCACCGACGGGCTGGCCGGTCTGGACACCACGGCACTGCCGGGGAACTCCGGACGGCTGGGCCACATCGTGTTCGCCGCTCCGGACGTCGACCGCGACGTCTTCCGGCACCTTCTCCCCGCCGCTCTCCGGCAGGCCCGCACCTGCACGCTGTACGTCTCCGACAAGGATCGCGCCCTGGCCGCGGCCCGTAGACTGTCGGACTTCCCGCGAGCGGGGCAGGGCGGCACCTCGGTGATCGTCGCGCCGGGACTGGACACCGTCGACGTCACCGAGTTGGGGACCGACATCCTCGGCCACTCCTACGTGGGCAACCACGCCACCGTACTCGCCGATCTCCATGGGTTGCTCAGGCACGGCCATGGGCCGGCACAGCGCTACGGGCTTGCCCGCACACCGCACCCGGACGGCGACTACTGGTCGTTCCTGCCGCAGAAATGA
- a CDS encoding serine protease has protein sequence MTHFVDRVPFQWNAPGALELRDLLASVYNRSSQVEQMAKRAGVVTGYVNWDRPMMTVWFDLIETASNQKQLRPLLEAVTSGPDRAVGDRVRELLDTHPVVEAPDRTNRAGDFAHFEDVDDLERQIFRSSTLQDVVFLRRGTELATAVCRLRVTAADGAQYHGTAFRIADDLLLTNHHVLFDAAGEQPTAVEAWFGYEADLHGRTRDHQVVVCEPASAVGESEPDWAAIRSTADMPDDAMRVPFPGSVSVARNDRVYIIQHPHGGVKKLGARHNVVRHVDDTVIQYWTDTEQGSSGSPVFDEHWALVALHRRWRRIGAGDEPAEFRNEGLRIERVVEGLTRKRLV, from the coding sequence ATGACTCACTTCGTGGACAGAGTGCCTTTTCAATGGAACGCGCCCGGCGCTCTGGAGCTGCGCGATCTGCTGGCCTCGGTGTACAACCGCTCCTCACAGGTCGAGCAAATGGCCAAGCGGGCAGGAGTGGTGACCGGCTACGTCAACTGGGACCGCCCCATGATGACCGTCTGGTTCGACCTCATCGAAACGGCCAGCAACCAGAAGCAGTTGCGGCCCCTGCTGGAGGCTGTCACCTCCGGACCCGACCGGGCCGTCGGCGACCGGGTTCGTGAACTGCTCGATACGCATCCCGTGGTGGAGGCTCCCGACCGGACCAACAGGGCAGGAGACTTCGCACACTTCGAAGATGTCGACGACCTCGAGCGCCAGATCTTTCGCTCCAGTACCCTTCAGGACGTGGTCTTCCTGCGCCGAGGCACGGAACTGGCCACCGCCGTGTGCCGACTGCGTGTCACAGCGGCTGACGGCGCCCAGTACCACGGGACCGCGTTCCGCATCGCGGATGATCTGCTGTTGACCAACCACCACGTGCTGTTCGACGCCGCGGGAGAGCAACCCACGGCGGTGGAGGCCTGGTTCGGCTACGAAGCCGACCTGCACGGGCGGACTCGTGATCACCAGGTGGTGGTTTGCGAACCGGCATCGGCCGTCGGCGAATCCGAGCCGGACTGGGCAGCCATCCGCAGCACGGCAGACATGCCTGACGACGCCATGCGTGTGCCCTTCCCCGGAAGCGTTTCGGTGGCCAGGAACGACAGGGTCTACATCATCCAGCACCCGCACGGCGGCGTGAAGAAACTCGGCGCCCGCCACAACGTCGTACGGCACGTGGACGACACCGTGATCCAGTACTGGACCGACACAGAACAGGGCTCGTCCGGCTCACCGGTCTTCGACGAACACTGGGCGCTGGTCGCCCTGCACCGCCGCTGGCGCAGGATCGGTGCGGGCGACGAGCCGGCCGAGTTCCGCAACGAAGGCCTTCGGATCGAGCGTGTCGTCGAAGGGCTCACCCGAAAGCGGCTGGTGTGA